A genomic stretch from Falco cherrug isolate bFalChe1 chromosome 1, bFalChe1.pri, whole genome shotgun sequence includes:
- the PCGF1 gene encoding polycomb group RING finger protein 1 isoform X3 has translation MASPPQGGPMAIAMRLRNQLQAVYKMDPLRNEEEVKVKMKELNEHIVCCLCAGYFIDATTITECLHTFCKSCIVKYLQTSKYCPMCNTKIHETQPLLNLKLDRVMQDIVYKLVPGLQENTVGGDPMGLPYSTFDHSRAHYFRYDEHVSLCLEKQSSSKDKSKAVLQVSGGLCSRPDSSPGPEPLGSAQTWPHSPRSGFGLQKYVRCSVRAQIRHLRRVLCHRLELPLQHVQILFNNEALPDHMTMKQLWLSHWFGKVDGRAARAPPAALQHQGQEEVGAGGGRCPPGAQPCSHAPCPVPPNLIPLLLEFIF, from the exons ATGGCGTCGCCTCCTCAGGGGGGCCCGATGGCGATCGCCATGCGGCTGCGGAACCAGCTCCAGGCCGTCTACAAGATGGACCCGCTCCGGAACGAG GAGGAGGTGAAGGTGAAGATGAAGGAGCTGAATGAGCACATCGTGTGCTGCCTGTGCGCTGGGTATTTCATCGACGCCACCACCATCACCGAGTGCCTGCACACGT TCTGCAAGAGTTGCATTGTTAAGTACCTGCAGACCAGCAAGTACTGCCCCATGTGTAACACCAAGATCCACGAGACACAGCCGCTGCTCAACCTCAAGCTGGACCGTGTCATGCAGGACATCGTCTACAAGCTGGTCCCCGGCCTGCAGGAGA ACACGGTTGGGGGCGACCCTATGGGGCTCCCCTACAGCACCTTCGATCACTCCCGCGCCCACTACTTCCGCTACGACGAGCACGTCTCACTCTGCCTGGAGAAGCAGAG CTCCAGCAAGGACAAGAGCAAGGCCGTGCTGCAGGTGAGCGGGGGTTTGTGCAGCCGCCCTGACAGTTCACCAGGCCCCGAGCCCCTGGGCTCTGCCCAGACCTGGCCCCACAGCCCTCGCTCTGGGTTCGGCTTG CAGAAGTACGTGAGATGCTCCGTGCGGGCGCAGATCCGACACCTGCGGAGGGTCCTGTGCCACCGCCTCGAGCTGCCACTGCAGCAT GTGCAGATTCTGTTCAACAATGAGGCCCTCCCTGACCACATGACGATGAAGCAGCTCTGGCTCTCGCACTGGTTCGGCAAGGTGGATGGCAGGGCAG CCCGCGCCCCTCCTGCTGCACTACAGCATCAAGGACAAGAGGAGGtaggggctgggggcgggcgctgcccccctggagcccagccctgctcccacgCCCCCTGCCCTGTTCCCCCTAACTTAATACCCCTCCTGCTCGagtttattttttga
- the PCGF1 gene encoding polycomb group RING finger protein 1 isoform X2, which translates to MASPPQGGPMAIAMRLRNQLQAVYKMDPLRNEEEVKVKMKELNEHIVCCLCAGYFIDATTITECLHTFCKSCIVKYLQTSKYCPMCNTKIHETQPLLNLKLDRVMQDIVYKLVPGLQESEEKRIREFYQSRGLDRVTQPSSEDTVGGDPMGLPYSTFDHSRAHYFRYDEHVSLCLEKQSSSKDKSKAVLQVSGGLCSRPDSSPGPEPLGSAQTWPHSPRSGFGLKYVRCSVRAQIRHLRRVLCHRLELPLQHVQILFNNEALPDHMTMKQLWLSHWFGKVDGRAARAPPAALQHQGQEEVGAGGGRCPPGAQPCSHAPCPVPPNLIPLLLEFIF; encoded by the exons ATGGCGTCGCCTCCTCAGGGGGGCCCGATGGCGATCGCCATGCGGCTGCGGAACCAGCTCCAGGCCGTCTACAAGATGGACCCGCTCCGGAACGAG GAGGAGGTGAAGGTGAAGATGAAGGAGCTGAATGAGCACATCGTGTGCTGCCTGTGCGCTGGGTATTTCATCGACGCCACCACCATCACCGAGTGCCTGCACACGT TCTGCAAGAGTTGCATTGTTAAGTACCTGCAGACCAGCAAGTACTGCCCCATGTGTAACACCAAGATCCACGAGACACAGCCGCTGCTCAACCTCAAGCTGGACCGTGTCATGCAGGACATCGTCTACAAGCTGGTCCCCGGCCTGCAGGAGA GTGAAGAGAAGAGGATCCGGGAGTTCTACCAGTCCCGCGGCCTCGACCGGGTGACACAGCCCAGCAGCGAGG ACACGGTTGGGGGCGACCCTATGGGGCTCCCCTACAGCACCTTCGATCACTCCCGCGCCCACTACTTCCGCTACGACGAGCACGTCTCACTCTGCCTGGAGAAGCAGAG CTCCAGCAAGGACAAGAGCAAGGCCGTGCTGCAGGTGAGCGGGGGTTTGTGCAGCCGCCCTGACAGTTCACCAGGCCCCGAGCCCCTGGGCTCTGCCCAGACCTGGCCCCACAGCCCTCGCTCTGGGTTCGGCTTG AAGTACGTGAGATGCTCCGTGCGGGCGCAGATCCGACACCTGCGGAGGGTCCTGTGCCACCGCCTCGAGCTGCCACTGCAGCAT GTGCAGATTCTGTTCAACAATGAGGCCCTCCCTGACCACATGACGATGAAGCAGCTCTGGCTCTCGCACTGGTTCGGCAAGGTGGATGGCAGGGCAG CCCGCGCCCCTCCTGCTGCACTACAGCATCAAGGACAAGAGGAGGtaggggctgggggcgggcgctgcccccctggagcccagccctgctcccacgCCCCCTGCCCTGTTCCCCCTAACTTAATACCCCTCCTGCTCGagtttattttttga
- the PCGF1 gene encoding polycomb group RING finger protein 1 isoform X1, with product MASPPQGGPMAIAMRLRNQLQAVYKMDPLRNEEEVKVKMKELNEHIVCCLCAGYFIDATTITECLHTFCKSCIVKYLQTSKYCPMCNTKIHETQPLLNLKLDRVMQDIVYKLVPGLQESEEKRIREFYQSRGLDRVTQPSSEDTVGGDPMGLPYSTFDHSRAHYFRYDEHVSLCLEKQSSSKDKSKAVLQVSGGLCSRPDSSPGPEPLGSAQTWPHSPRSGFGLQKYVRCSVRAQIRHLRRVLCHRLELPLQHVQILFNNEALPDHMTMKQLWLSHWFGKVDGRAARAPPAALQHQGQEEVGAGGGRCPPGAQPCSHAPCPVPPNLIPLLLEFIF from the exons ATGGCGTCGCCTCCTCAGGGGGGCCCGATGGCGATCGCCATGCGGCTGCGGAACCAGCTCCAGGCCGTCTACAAGATGGACCCGCTCCGGAACGAG GAGGAGGTGAAGGTGAAGATGAAGGAGCTGAATGAGCACATCGTGTGCTGCCTGTGCGCTGGGTATTTCATCGACGCCACCACCATCACCGAGTGCCTGCACACGT TCTGCAAGAGTTGCATTGTTAAGTACCTGCAGACCAGCAAGTACTGCCCCATGTGTAACACCAAGATCCACGAGACACAGCCGCTGCTCAACCTCAAGCTGGACCGTGTCATGCAGGACATCGTCTACAAGCTGGTCCCCGGCCTGCAGGAGA GTGAAGAGAAGAGGATCCGGGAGTTCTACCAGTCCCGCGGCCTCGACCGGGTGACACAGCCCAGCAGCGAGG ACACGGTTGGGGGCGACCCTATGGGGCTCCCCTACAGCACCTTCGATCACTCCCGCGCCCACTACTTCCGCTACGACGAGCACGTCTCACTCTGCCTGGAGAAGCAGAG CTCCAGCAAGGACAAGAGCAAGGCCGTGCTGCAGGTGAGCGGGGGTTTGTGCAGCCGCCCTGACAGTTCACCAGGCCCCGAGCCCCTGGGCTCTGCCCAGACCTGGCCCCACAGCCCTCGCTCTGGGTTCGGCTTG CAGAAGTACGTGAGATGCTCCGTGCGGGCGCAGATCCGACACCTGCGGAGGGTCCTGTGCCACCGCCTCGAGCTGCCACTGCAGCAT GTGCAGATTCTGTTCAACAATGAGGCCCTCCCTGACCACATGACGATGAAGCAGCTCTGGCTCTCGCACTGGTTCGGCAAGGTGGATGGCAGGGCAG CCCGCGCCCCTCCTGCTGCACTACAGCATCAAGGACAAGAGGAGGtaggggctgggggcgggcgctgcccccctggagcccagccctgctcccacgCCCCCTGCCCTGTTCCCCCTAACTTAATACCCCTCCTGCTCGagtttattttttga
- the PCGF1 gene encoding polycomb group RING finger protein 1 isoform X5, translating into MASPPQGGPMAIAMRLRNQLQAVYKMDPLRNEEEVKVKMKELNEHIVCCLCAGYFIDATTITECLHTFCKSCIVKYLQTSKYCPMCNTKIHETQPLLNLKLDRVMQDIVYKLVPGLQESEEKRIREFYQSRGLDRVTQPSSEDTVGGDPMGLPYSTFDHSRAHYFRYDEHVSLCLEKQSSSKDKSKAVLQKYVRCSVRAQIRHLRRVLCHRLELPLQHVQILFNNEALPDHMTMKQLWLSHWFGKVDGRAARAPPAALQHQGQEEVGAGGGRCPPGAQPCSHAPCPVPPNLIPLLLEFIF; encoded by the exons ATGGCGTCGCCTCCTCAGGGGGGCCCGATGGCGATCGCCATGCGGCTGCGGAACCAGCTCCAGGCCGTCTACAAGATGGACCCGCTCCGGAACGAG GAGGAGGTGAAGGTGAAGATGAAGGAGCTGAATGAGCACATCGTGTGCTGCCTGTGCGCTGGGTATTTCATCGACGCCACCACCATCACCGAGTGCCTGCACACGT TCTGCAAGAGTTGCATTGTTAAGTACCTGCAGACCAGCAAGTACTGCCCCATGTGTAACACCAAGATCCACGAGACACAGCCGCTGCTCAACCTCAAGCTGGACCGTGTCATGCAGGACATCGTCTACAAGCTGGTCCCCGGCCTGCAGGAGA GTGAAGAGAAGAGGATCCGGGAGTTCTACCAGTCCCGCGGCCTCGACCGGGTGACACAGCCCAGCAGCGAGG ACACGGTTGGGGGCGACCCTATGGGGCTCCCCTACAGCACCTTCGATCACTCCCGCGCCCACTACTTCCGCTACGACGAGCACGTCTCACTCTGCCTGGAGAAGCAGAG CTCCAGCAAGGACAAGAGCAAGGCCGTGCTGCAG AAGTACGTGAGATGCTCCGTGCGGGCGCAGATCCGACACCTGCGGAGGGTCCTGTGCCACCGCCTCGAGCTGCCACTGCAGCAT GTGCAGATTCTGTTCAACAATGAGGCCCTCCCTGACCACATGACGATGAAGCAGCTCTGGCTCTCGCACTGGTTCGGCAAGGTGGATGGCAGGGCAG CCCGCGCCCCTCCTGCTGCACTACAGCATCAAGGACAAGAGGAGGtaggggctgggggcgggcgctgcccccctggagcccagccctgctcccacgCCCCCTGCCCTGTTCCCCCTAACTTAATACCCCTCCTGCTCGagtttattttttga
- the PCGF1 gene encoding polycomb group RING finger protein 1 isoform X4 — translation MASPPQGGPMAIAMRLRNQLQAVYKMDPLRNEEEVKVKMKELNEHIVCCLCAGYFIDATTITECLHTFCKSCIVKYLQTSKYCPMCNTKIHETQPLLNLKLDRVMQDIVYKLVPGLQESEEKRIREFYQSRGLDRVTQPSSEDTVGGDPMGLPYSTFDHSRAHYFRYDEHVSLCLEKQSSSKDKSKAVLQQKYVRCSVRAQIRHLRRVLCHRLELPLQHVQILFNNEALPDHMTMKQLWLSHWFGKVDGRAARAPPAALQHQGQEEVGAGGGRCPPGAQPCSHAPCPVPPNLIPLLLEFIF, via the exons ATGGCGTCGCCTCCTCAGGGGGGCCCGATGGCGATCGCCATGCGGCTGCGGAACCAGCTCCAGGCCGTCTACAAGATGGACCCGCTCCGGAACGAG GAGGAGGTGAAGGTGAAGATGAAGGAGCTGAATGAGCACATCGTGTGCTGCCTGTGCGCTGGGTATTTCATCGACGCCACCACCATCACCGAGTGCCTGCACACGT TCTGCAAGAGTTGCATTGTTAAGTACCTGCAGACCAGCAAGTACTGCCCCATGTGTAACACCAAGATCCACGAGACACAGCCGCTGCTCAACCTCAAGCTGGACCGTGTCATGCAGGACATCGTCTACAAGCTGGTCCCCGGCCTGCAGGAGA GTGAAGAGAAGAGGATCCGGGAGTTCTACCAGTCCCGCGGCCTCGACCGGGTGACACAGCCCAGCAGCGAGG ACACGGTTGGGGGCGACCCTATGGGGCTCCCCTACAGCACCTTCGATCACTCCCGCGCCCACTACTTCCGCTACGACGAGCACGTCTCACTCTGCCTGGAGAAGCAGAG CTCCAGCAAGGACAAGAGCAAGGCCGTGCTGCAG CAGAAGTACGTGAGATGCTCCGTGCGGGCGCAGATCCGACACCTGCGGAGGGTCCTGTGCCACCGCCTCGAGCTGCCACTGCAGCAT GTGCAGATTCTGTTCAACAATGAGGCCCTCCCTGACCACATGACGATGAAGCAGCTCTGGCTCTCGCACTGGTTCGGCAAGGTGGATGGCAGGGCAG CCCGCGCCCCTCCTGCTGCACTACAGCATCAAGGACAAGAGGAGGtaggggctgggggcgggcgctgcccccctggagcccagccctgctcccacgCCCCCTGCCCTGTTCCCCCTAACTTAATACCCCTCCTGCTCGagtttattttttga
- the PCGF1 gene encoding polycomb group RING finger protein 1 isoform X6 — translation MASPPQGGPMAIAMRLRNQLQAVYKMDPLRNEEEVKVKMKELNEHIVCCLCAGYFIDATTITECLHTFCKSCIVKYLQTSKYCPMCNTKIHETQPLLNLKLDRVMQDIVYKLVPGLQESEEKRIREFYQSRGLDRVTQPSSEDTVGGDPMGLPYSTFDHSRAHYFRYDEHVSLCLEKQSSSKDKSKAVLQVSGGLCSRPDSSPGPEPLGSAQTWPHSPRSGFGLQKYVRCSVRAQIRHLRRVLCHRLELPLQHVQILFNNEALPDHMTMKQLWLSHWFGKPAPLLLHYSIKDKRR, via the exons ATGGCGTCGCCTCCTCAGGGGGGCCCGATGGCGATCGCCATGCGGCTGCGGAACCAGCTCCAGGCCGTCTACAAGATGGACCCGCTCCGGAACGAG GAGGAGGTGAAGGTGAAGATGAAGGAGCTGAATGAGCACATCGTGTGCTGCCTGTGCGCTGGGTATTTCATCGACGCCACCACCATCACCGAGTGCCTGCACACGT TCTGCAAGAGTTGCATTGTTAAGTACCTGCAGACCAGCAAGTACTGCCCCATGTGTAACACCAAGATCCACGAGACACAGCCGCTGCTCAACCTCAAGCTGGACCGTGTCATGCAGGACATCGTCTACAAGCTGGTCCCCGGCCTGCAGGAGA GTGAAGAGAAGAGGATCCGGGAGTTCTACCAGTCCCGCGGCCTCGACCGGGTGACACAGCCCAGCAGCGAGG ACACGGTTGGGGGCGACCCTATGGGGCTCCCCTACAGCACCTTCGATCACTCCCGCGCCCACTACTTCCGCTACGACGAGCACGTCTCACTCTGCCTGGAGAAGCAGAG CTCCAGCAAGGACAAGAGCAAGGCCGTGCTGCAGGTGAGCGGGGGTTTGTGCAGCCGCCCTGACAGTTCACCAGGCCCCGAGCCCCTGGGCTCTGCCCAGACCTGGCCCCACAGCCCTCGCTCTGGGTTCGGCTTG CAGAAGTACGTGAGATGCTCCGTGCGGGCGCAGATCCGACACCTGCGGAGGGTCCTGTGCCACCGCCTCGAGCTGCCACTGCAGCAT GTGCAGATTCTGTTCAACAATGAGGCCCTCCCTGACCACATGACGATGAAGCAGCTCTGGCTCTCGCACTGGTTCGGCAAG CCCGCGCCCCTCCTGCTGCACTACAGCATCAAGGACAAGAGGAGGtag
- the PCGF1 gene encoding polycomb group RING finger protein 1 isoform X7, giving the protein MASPPQGGPMAIAMRLRNQLQAVYKMDPLRNEEEVKVKMKELNEHIVCCLCAGYFIDATTITECLHTFCKSCIVKYLQTSKYCPMCNTKIHETQPLLNLKLDRVMQDIVYKLVPGLQESEEKRIREFYQSRGLDRVTQPSSEDTVGGDPMGLPYSTFDHSRAHYFRYDEHVSLCLEKQSSSKDKSKAVLQQKYVRCSVRAQIRHLRRVLCHRLELPLQHVQILFNNEALPDHMTMKQLWLSHWFGKPAPLLLHYSIKDKRR; this is encoded by the exons ATGGCGTCGCCTCCTCAGGGGGGCCCGATGGCGATCGCCATGCGGCTGCGGAACCAGCTCCAGGCCGTCTACAAGATGGACCCGCTCCGGAACGAG GAGGAGGTGAAGGTGAAGATGAAGGAGCTGAATGAGCACATCGTGTGCTGCCTGTGCGCTGGGTATTTCATCGACGCCACCACCATCACCGAGTGCCTGCACACGT TCTGCAAGAGTTGCATTGTTAAGTACCTGCAGACCAGCAAGTACTGCCCCATGTGTAACACCAAGATCCACGAGACACAGCCGCTGCTCAACCTCAAGCTGGACCGTGTCATGCAGGACATCGTCTACAAGCTGGTCCCCGGCCTGCAGGAGA GTGAAGAGAAGAGGATCCGGGAGTTCTACCAGTCCCGCGGCCTCGACCGGGTGACACAGCCCAGCAGCGAGG ACACGGTTGGGGGCGACCCTATGGGGCTCCCCTACAGCACCTTCGATCACTCCCGCGCCCACTACTTCCGCTACGACGAGCACGTCTCACTCTGCCTGGAGAAGCAGAG CTCCAGCAAGGACAAGAGCAAGGCCGTGCTGCAG CAGAAGTACGTGAGATGCTCCGTGCGGGCGCAGATCCGACACCTGCGGAGGGTCCTGTGCCACCGCCTCGAGCTGCCACTGCAGCAT GTGCAGATTCTGTTCAACAATGAGGCCCTCCCTGACCACATGACGATGAAGCAGCTCTGGCTCTCGCACTGGTTCGGCAAG CCCGCGCCCCTCCTGCTGCACTACAGCATCAAGGACAAGAGGAGGtag
- the LBX2 gene encoding transcription factor LBX2, with protein MTSAREAAGSPPLHPPGGGRRRSALDQLPPPANSNKPLTPFGIEDILGRPRGGSPPGPGPAAPPARLPEKAAGPRGGGCAPSSPLCALEELASKTFQGLELGVLQAAEGREPLGALGQRPACKKRRKSRTAFTNQQIYELEQRFLRQKYLSPADRDQLAARLALSTAQVITWFQNRRAKLKRDLEELRADVASLQALPPAALQQLTALPDPPAPRRPRPRPHAPARRALGGGDRRGGLRRRSGTTRRGVPGRHRD; from the exons ATGACCTCGGCGCGGGAGGCGGCTGGTTCCCCCCCGCTGCACCCCccgggcggcggccgccggcgaAGCGCCCTGGACcagctcccgccgcccgccaACTCCAACAAGCCGCTGACCCCCTTCGGCATCGAAGACATCTtggggcggccccgcggcgggagcccccccgggcccggccccgccgcgccccccgcccggctccccGAGAAggcggcggggccccgcggcggcggctgcgccCCGTCCTCGCCGCTCTGCGCGCTGGAGGAGCTCGCCAGCAAGACCTTccaggggctggagctgggcgTGCTGCAGGCGGCCGAAG GTCGGGAGCCGCTGGGTGCCCTGGGGCAGCGCCCGGCCTGCAAGAAGCGGCGCAAGTCGCGGACGGCGTTCACCAACCAGCAGATCTACGAGCTGGAGCAGCGGTTCCTGCGGCAGAAGTACCTCTCGCCGGCGGACCGGGACCAGCTGGCGGCCCGGCTGGCGCTCAGCACGGCCCAGGTCATCACCTGGTTCCAGAACCGCCGGGCCAAGCTCAAGCGGGACCTGGAGGAGCTCCGGGCCGACGTGGCCTCGCTGCaggcgctgccccccgccgcgctccAGCAGCTGACGGCGCTGCCCGacccccccgcgccccgccggccccggccccggccccacgCCCCCGCCCGCCGAGCTCTCGGAGGAGGAGATCGACGTGGGGGACTGAGGCGGCGGAGCGGGACGACCCGGAGGGGTGTCCCGGGCCGGCACCGAGACTGA